The following are encoded in a window of Bdellovibrionales bacterium genomic DNA:
- a CDS encoding helix-turn-helix domain-containing protein — translation MPSRNTQKLYPMQDFGIVTSLKTTLRVQRFADRLTPLIPFPHKHNFYHLLVVTAGAGWHEIDFARYPLERGRIYLMKPAQVHSWQLEKGAQGYVIEFEEELFKIHPSFAGKIQNLFQTLPDSFQITDKKEFSELADLCESLLKEYETKATDYELVTSLELFNFLIRLSRVKNLKLKEPPAVESFGERFEALIENHYTKHHDVEFYAGKLHISAKALTMKMTRLSGKSARTLIQERLILEARRLLAYSEMPITEIAAHLGFEDANYFSRFFRLKTKRSPGAFRKKAKDLA, via the coding sequence ATGCCTTCACGGAATACGCAAAAGCTTTACCCTATGCAGGACTTTGGCATCGTCACGAGTCTCAAGACGACTCTGCGGGTGCAGCGCTTTGCCGATCGCCTGACTCCGCTGATTCCCTTTCCGCATAAGCATAACTTTTATCATCTTCTGGTGGTGACGGCAGGAGCCGGCTGGCACGAAATCGACTTTGCTCGTTACCCGCTTGAACGCGGGCGCATCTATCTGATGAAGCCGGCGCAAGTGCATTCCTGGCAGCTTGAAAAGGGCGCGCAGGGTTATGTCATTGAGTTTGAAGAAGAGCTGTTTAAAATCCATCCGTCGTTTGCGGGAAAAATTCAAAATCTTTTTCAGACACTCCCCGACAGTTTTCAAATCACTGATAAAAAAGAATTTTCAGAATTGGCGGATCTTTGCGAAAGCCTTTTAAAAGAATACGAAACCAAAGCCACGGACTATGAGCTTGTCACGAGCCTGGAATTATTTAATTTTCTGATTCGCCTCTCCCGCGTGAAAAATCTCAAACTGAAGGAGCCGCCAGCCGTAGAATCCTTTGGCGAGCGCTTCGAAGCCTTGATTGAAAATCACTACACCAAACATCACGACGTCGAGTTCTATGCGGGAAAGCTCCATATCAGCGCCAAAGCCCTGACCATGAAAATGACCCGCCTGTCGGGAAAATCTGCGCGCACCCTCATTCAAGAGCGCCTGATCCTCGAGGCCCGCCGCCTGCTGGCTTATTCCGAAATGCCCATCACCGAAATCGCAGCTCACCTGGGCTTTGAAGACGCAAATTACTTCTCGCGCTTCTTCAGACTCAAAACGAAGCGCTCTCCGGGAGCCTTCCGCAAAAAAGCCAAAGACCTCGCTTAG
- a CDS encoding PA2779 family protein, translated as MKFSRPFTVSCCIFMSTIMSDVPTLAAGIPQMISTHTVVEKMDRTQAQNEVENFLKREDVKQAMIERGVSPDEVSSRLASLSEPELRQLAGQVKEARAGGDILITILLVVLIIFLVKRL; from the coding sequence ATGAAGTTCTCAAGACCGTTCACTGTTTCCTGCTGCATCTTTATGAGTACCATTATGAGCGATGTACCGACGTTGGCTGCGGGAATTCCGCAGATGATCTCCACTCACACAGTGGTTGAAAAGATGGATCGCACCCAAGCTCAGAATGAAGTTGAAAATTTCTTGAAACGTGAAGACGTGAAGCAAGCGATGATTGAGCGCGGGGTTTCTCCGGACGAAGTTTCGTCGCGCCTTGCGAGTCTTTCGGAGCCTGAGCTTCGCCAACTAGCGGGGCAAGTAAAAGAAGCCCGTGCCGGTGGTGATATCTTGATCACTATTTTATTGGTGGTTCTCATCATCTTCTTGGTGAAACGTCTGTAG
- a CDS encoding PA2778 family cysteine peptidase, which yields MPFLQQTAGYCGPATLAMALSSQGQTTTPEEVGPLVYTPGLKGTLQEDMISAGRRQGFMTVKIQGMESLLAEVTAGHPVIVFENLALSWLPQWHYALVFGYDLNTQTVTMHSGPEAFKRWDLRRFERSWMLADYWGVVLLKPGELAASASEYEQSKAASALESLGKTTEAEKAYRAILRRWPESLVSGIGLANIAYSHGRAKEALQLLTESVRRHPESMEAWHNLSVAQASLGLGKESRQSAERAAGLE from the coding sequence GTGCCGTTTCTGCAGCAAACCGCCGGTTATTGTGGCCCGGCAACTCTTGCTATGGCGTTAAGTAGCCAAGGGCAGACGACAACTCCCGAAGAGGTCGGGCCGCTGGTTTATACTCCGGGCCTCAAAGGAACTTTGCAAGAGGACATGATCAGTGCCGGGCGCCGCCAAGGCTTCATGACAGTGAAAATTCAAGGCATGGAGTCCTTACTGGCAGAAGTCACTGCTGGCCATCCGGTGATTGTCTTTGAAAACCTGGCGCTTTCGTGGCTGCCGCAATGGCATTACGCTTTGGTATTTGGTTACGACCTCAACACACAGACGGTGACGATGCACTCCGGGCCTGAGGCCTTTAAACGCTGGGATCTGCGACGCTTTGAACGATCTTGGATGCTCGCCGATTACTGGGGCGTGGTTCTTCTTAAACCCGGAGAGCTCGCAGCCAGTGCCAGCGAGTATGAGCAAAGCAAAGCGGCCTCCGCCCTCGAAAGCCTTGGTAAAACCACGGAAGCGGAGAAAGCTTATCGGGCGATTCTGCGGCGCTGGCCAGAGAGTTTGGTTTCGGGAATTGGCCTTGCGAACATAGCCTATAGCCATGGCAGAGCGAAAGAAGCCCTGCAGCTCCTCACAGAAAGTGTGCGCCGTCATCCGGAGTCGATGGAAGCTTGGCATAATCTTTCGGTGGCACAAGCCAGCTTGGGACTCGGTAAAGAATCCCGACAGAGTGCCGAGAGGGCCGCGGGACTTGAGTAA